A window from Carassius gibelio isolate Cgi1373 ecotype wild population from Czech Republic chromosome B3, carGib1.2-hapl.c, whole genome shotgun sequence encodes these proteins:
- the LOC127953094 gene encoding LOW QUALITY PROTEIN: probable polyketide synthase 16 (The sequence of the model RefSeq protein was modified relative to this genomic sequence to represent the inferred CDS: substituted 1 base at 1 genomic stop codon) codes for MDNDDEIAVVGIGCHFPGGEGLENFWRVLLHGENCAVEIPNDRFNLSQWYDPDESKPGKMHTAKAALIDGLNEFDHKFFGIAKAEAITMDPQHKLLLECTYRALEDAGKPMEKASGTRTGVFLGLMNRDFELRNVRLNPVYIDHTNSTGSAMSIAANRISYIFNFTGPSLSIDCACSSSLVALHLACQAIKQGDCDMALCGGVTCILEPTIFVALSKAKVISSDGMSKPFFSKADGYGRGEGCGVVLLKPLKKAFEDHDHVWGIISKTGVNQNGHTVSPITKPSMVQQEELLRKIYSTETDLTSVQYIEAHGTGTPVGDPIEAGSISKVIAKARPQKLGPLIIGSVKGNIGHTESAAGIAGLIKVLLMMKHETIVPSLFYSVENSSIDTESLNIKIPTTSEKWISDCRAGRSAGVSKFGFGGTNAHVIVRQYVQTKKTKAQLINKSHQYFVVSAASKKSMKNIIEDTAEQIRAGKVSDLQSLLYTSACRRSHLKHKYRKVFQTSSLTDLQEKLTAAVEKKLVPSKTDSKLVFVFCGNGVTYQGMCKQLLKQEPVFRQEILKIETLLRNYRSLNLIEMLESESEKSTEPSDPKIVQPLLFAVQVAIVKLLKHWGISPDAVLGHSIGEVAAAHCSGLLSIEDAVKVIHYRSSLQSTVTGGKMMVVSNMAVSEVLKILLSYSGRVCLAAYNSPQSCTLSGDEDDIDRLHQNLSNSAHGKDLFLHILDVPAAFHSHKMDHILSKVKQSIGSLQAHSLETELFSTMTGVSLCSSDFITGEYWAKNIREPIQFEQAVKSAAKNKSNVIFVEIGPRRSLQKYITETLGKDFTVIPSVQPDKDHETMLAVVPKLFETGVRVDWEMFYKGFETEPIPYPQYQFDSVKIDIFALLLQSISPTDNHPLVTQMGTDSSMFSCDLSSKSLSFLQDHKHSGVAIIPGAFYAELGLTTYMAYAKPKVPLSSLQLSITFQSPFIFTQNSPDINIQLDHLDKMADNTCNFKVQSTSAVYASGTVQSKPGRMPEEQFIALDCIYKRCTFHMSTVELYKHLNNMGFEYGSVFRNKADVYCGKEFREAISIVKVPEELLPQLHDYHLHPVVLDYVMQLVPATILHDLSTRPIYPAQIGSLTVFEPLQEEMVAYVRAIHVGEDDFDICGCLANKQGRVLVELRHVKIRMLGNPSQVVNEYFFHNSFSIISEVATFDTQIKALVFSDQVGISKALQQYLDPTSRYISSSNCNILLEDGVELLLSNLKISSVKKSFQDVLFMWGDAYLNSLESEKVLDIMVGLCEIFQKLVRYLKALNFPGDIRVVTYRLSGSKVDHINPGFVLSGMIRACAAELPELNFQLIDMGSATTEDIKALVQVLRSCPCNKYPELVVNEGKILKPEITHTSLPTMAISSSNLHMLDEKVFIFQTADPFIMTNVSATQMDNSIKVIQGKNIELFLCKICVHSSDYFPVSISDLNYGKTLYWNKHTNENHKLLALDYSGTVTAVGKDVSKFKVGDHVVACYPVAATSKVFLPAAVCCQAKGLSFLKEIPCVSYMVLAWKIFHEALPKSKQQRKLGIFSTVPDSALMTVLIAIANRSGWTVRVSTQADQLSCDFSEVVGVVLLPPYNVETAEIVSSVKSIKDIVLVYDNRKEFPFSTLTFQGTNEEVCFHALLISQIMEKGSLQMQMPQIYRWLKSMRLDRKSFSLNTTIVQRVKTQDTDLLSVKESESYFRCQVLPIIVLNSDAKNQLSDIPVIPKHSLFQKKSVYIVTGGLTGLGFETVKFIARKGGGNIVILSRSNPNPQMQQEISQTSSLWGSVIKFLPCDVSVSKQVDQTIVNIGKLFPSSPIKGVFHSAVVLHDGLIEHLDRSLFEKVLRPKVNGVINLHRATIQCNLDYFVCYSSISAFIGSALQTNYAAANTFMDNFCQYRRNIGLSGQSINWGALNLGLLLNKVHIQRFLEAKGIMLLEIPEIHESLEQCLLINKPQQVVCKFNFKSNWKNIFSQNKSLKIRLYKIGEEATVKYGLNMSSPEQPMTSSSPRDYLRFMISDTIGVEMDKLNDHVHLFDLGIDLMLAMTLQNLILHDRGVHIPQVTLLDPNSTLATLIKILEEQSVDAXQSEYESNSTYL; via the exons ATGGATAATGATGATGAAATCGCTGTTGTTGGCATTGGATGCCATTTTCCTGGAG GTGAGGGACTTGAAAACTTCTGGAGGGTCCTTCTTCATGGAGAGAACTGTGCAGTTGAGATACCGAATGACAGGTTTAATCTCTCTCAATGGTACGATCCAGATGAGAGTAAACCAGGAAAGATGCACACAGCAAAGGCAGCCCTTATTGATGG CTTGAATGAGTTTGACCACAAGTTCTTTGGCATCGCTAAAGCTGAAGCAATCACCATGGACCCTCAGCACAAACTTCTGTTGGAGTGCACCTACAGGGCCCTAGAAGATGCTGGGAAACCAATGGAAAAGGCCAGTGGAACGCGAACAGGAGTATTTTTGG gCCTAATGAACAGAGATTTTGAGCTAAGAAATGTGAGGCTTAATCCAGTATACATAGACCACACCAATAGCACTGGTTCCGCTATGAGCATAGCAGCCAACCGCATTTCTTACATATTCAACTTCACTGGCCCCTCACTGTCCATTGACTGTGCCTGCTCTTCATCCCTTGTCGCCCTACACTTAGCTTGCCAAGCTATAAAACAAG GAGATTGTGATATGGCCTTGTGTGGCGGTGTGACCTGTATTTTGGAGCCAACCATTTTTGTGGCTCTCTCCAAGGCAAAAGTGATCTCCTCCGATGGAATGAGTAAACCATTCTTCAGCAAAGCAGATGGATATGGCAGAGGTGAAGGATGTGGTGTCGTTCTATTAAAGcctctgaaaaaa GCTTTTGAAGACCATGATCATGTTTGGGGCATCATCAGCAAAACCGGAGTAAATCAAAATGGCCACACTGTTAGTCCAATCACGAAACCATCCATGGTACAGCAGGAGGAGCTGCTTAGAAAAATCTACTCAACAGAGACTGACCTGACTAGTGTGCAGTACATTGAGGCTCATGGAACTGGGACTCCAGTTGGAGATCCAATAGAGGCAGGTAGTATCTCAAAAGTCATTGCCAAAGCAAGACCTCAGAAGTTAGGGCCACTTATCATTGGATCTGTTAAAGGAAATATTGGACACACAGAATCTGCTGCAGGTATTGCAGGGCTCATAAAGGTTCTTTTGATGATGAAGCATGAAACCATTGTGCCATCATTGTTCTACTCTGTGGAAAACTCCAGCATAGACACAGAATCTCTCAATATAAAAATCCCCACCACATCAGAAAAATGGATCAGTGACTGCAGAGCAGGGAGGTCTGCAGGAGTCAGTAAGTTTGGGTTCGGTGGAACAAATGCACATGTAATTGTCAGACAATATgtgcagacaaaaaaaacaaaagctcaGCTGATCAACAAATCCCATCAGTATTTTGTTGTCTCTGCAGCCTCCAAAAAATCCATGAAAAACATAATTGAAGATACAGCAGAACAGATCAGAGCAGGGAAAGTATCAGATCTACAGTCTTTACTCTACACATCCGCATGTAGAAGAAGTCACTTGAAGCACAAATACAGAAAAGTATTTCAAACCTCATCATTGACAGATCTGCAAGAGAAACTCACTGCTGCTGTGGAGAAAAAGCTTGTACCATCAAAGACAGACTCTAAGctagtttttgtgttttgtggaaaTGGTGTGACATATCAGGGTATGTGCAAGCAGCTTTTAAAACAAGAGCCAGTTTTCAGACAGGAAATTTTGAAGATTGAAACTCTGTTACGAAACTATAGAAGTCTGAATCTGATAGAGATGCTGGAAAGTGaatctgagaaaagtacagaGCCATCTGATCCTAAGATTGTCCAGCCTCTTCTGTTTGCTGTTCAGGTTGCTATTGTCAAACTTCTGAAACACTGGGGCATTAGCCCTGATGCTGTTTTAGGGCACTCTATTGGAGAAGTTGCTGCAGCTCATTGTTCTGGTTTGTTGTCAATTGAAGATGCAGTGAAAGTTATCCACTATCGCAGTTCTTTGCAAAGCACTGTGACAGGAGGGAAGATGATGGTAGTCAGTAATATGGCTGTTTCTGAAGTCTTGAAAATTCTCCTATCTTATTCGGGAAGGGTTTGCCTGGCTGCTTATAACAGTCCTCAGTCATGCACCCTCTCAGGAGATGAAGATGACATTGACAGGTTGCACCAGAATTTGAGCAACTCAGCTCATGGAAAAGATTTGTTCCTTCACATTTTAGATGTACCTGCAGCATTCCACAGTCACAAGATGGATCACATTTTATCAAAAGTGAAACAGAGTATAGGCTCATTGCAGGCACATAGTTTGGAGACAGAATTGTTCTCAACAATGACAGGTGTTAGTTTGTGTTCCTCAGATTTTATAACTGGTGAATATTGGGCTAAGAATATCAGAGAGCCAATTCAATTTGAACAAGCTGTAAAGTCTGCAGCTAAAAACAAAAGTAATGTGATATTTGTTGAAATTGGCCCAAGAAGATCtttacagaaatatattactgaGACTCTGGGTAAAGATTTCACTGTGATTCCCTCAGTGCAGCCTGATAAAGATCACGAGACAATGCTTGCTGTTGTTCCCAAACTGTTTGAGACTGGGGTCAGAGTGGATTGGGAAATGTTCTACAAAGGTTTTGAGACTGAACCAATTCCCTACCCACAATACCAGTTTGATAGTGTGAAGATAGATATATTTGCATTACTTTTGCAGTCGATCAGTCCCACTGACAACCATCCACTAGTGACACAAATGGGTACAGACAGTTCTATGTTCAGCTGTGATTTATCCTCTAAATCATTGTCGTTCCTGCAGGACCACAAGCACAGTGGGGTTGCCATAATTCCTGGGGCATTTTATGCAGAATTGGGTTTAACAACTTACATGGCATATGCAAAACCTAAGGTTCCACTAAGTTCTCTGCAGCTCAGCATAACATTTCAGAGTCCATTCATTTTCACCCAGAATTCCCCAGATATAAACATACAGCTGGATCATTTAGATAAAATGGCCGATAACACATGTAACTTCAAAGTACAGTCTACTTCTGCAGTCTATGCATCTGGGACAGTACAATCAAAACCAGGTAGGATGCCTGAAGAACAGTTCATTGCATTAGACTGTATTTACAAAAGATGCACATTCCACATGAGTACTGTAGAACTCTACAAACATCTAAATAATATGGGATTTGAGTATGGGTCTGTCTTTAGAAATAAGGCAGATGTTTATTGTGGAAAAGAATTTAGAGAGGCTATATCTATTGTGAAGGTCCCAGAAGAATTACTGCCTCAATTACATGACTATCACCTTCACCCTGTGGTCTTGGATTATGTCATGCAACTTGTTCCTGCAACTATACTGCATGACCTATCAACAAGACCCATATATCCTGCACAAATAGGCAGCCTGACTGTATTTGAACCATTGCAAGAGGAGATGGTTGCATATGTGAGAGCAATACATGTGGGAGAAGATGATTTTGACATTTGTGGTTGCTTAGCCAACAAACAAGGTAGGGTGTTAGTTGAACTCAGGCATGTGAAGATCAGAATGCTAGGAAATCCTTCCCAAGTAGTCAATGAGTACTTTTTCCACAACAGTTTCAGTATCATCTCTGAAGTTGCCACGTTTGATACACAGATTAAGGCACTGGTCTTTTCTGACCAGGTAGGAATTTCTAAAGCTTTGCAACAGTACTTGGACCCAACATCTAGATATATTTCTTCTTCAAATTGCAACATACTGTTAGAAGATGGAGTTGAACTCCTTTTGTCAAATCTGAAAATTTCAAGTGTAAAGAAAAGCTTCCAGGATGTGTTGTTCATGTGGGGAGATGCATACCTGAACTCTCTCGAATCAGAGAAGGTTTTGGATATTATGGTAGGTTTGTGTGAGATTTTCCAAAAACTTGTCAGATATCTCAAGGCACTTAATTTCCCAGGTGATATCAGAGTTGTAACTTATAGGTTGTCTGGGAGCAAAGTTGACCACATAAACCCTGGGTTTGTTTTGTCAGGCATGATAAGAGCATGTGCAGCTGAGTTGCCAGAACTTAACTTTCAGCTTATTGACATGGGCTCGGCCACTACTGAAGACATCAAAGCTTTGGTTCAGGTCCTCAGATCATGCCCCTGTAACAAATATCCAGAGCTAGTAGTGAATGAGGGTAAAATTCTCAAACCCGAAATCACCCACACATCTTTGCCTACCATGGCAATATCTTCAAGTAACCTCCACATGTTGGATGAAAAAGTCTTCATCTTTCAAACAGCTGACCCATTTATAATGACAAATGTGTCAGCAACTCAAATGGATAATTCCATTAAAGTGATTCAGGGAAAAAATATTGAGCTTTTTCTCTGTAAAATCTGTGTTCATTCATCAGATTATTTTCCAGTTAGCATTTCTGACCTGAATTATGGTAAGACATTGTACTGGAACAAGCACACAAATGAAAACCATAAGCTTTTAGCTCTTGACTACAGTGGAACTGTCACAGCTGTGGGTAAAGACGTAAGCAAATTTAAAGTTGGTGATCATGTTGTGGCTTGTTACCCTGTGGCTGCCACCTCTAAAGTATTTCTCCCAGCAGCTGTTTGCTGCCAAGCAAAAGGGCTTTCATTCCTGAAGGAAATCCCTTGTGTCTCTTATATGGTACTGGCGTGGAAGATCTTCCATGAGGCTTTACCTAAATCTAAACAGCAAAGGAAACTGGGTATTTTCTCCACTGTCCCTGACTCAGCTTTGATGACTGTTTTAATTGCTATTGCAAACAGATCAGGTTGGACTGTCAGAGTGAGCACACAGGCTGATCAGCTGTCTTGTGATTTTAGTGAGGTTGTTGGAGTTGTTTTACTACCGCCTTATAATGTAGAAACCGCTGAAATAGTTAGCAGTGTTAAAAGCATCAAAGACATTGTTCTTGTCTATGACAACCGGAAAGAATTTCCATTCAGTACTCTAACATTCCAAGGTACAAATGAGGAAGTCTGCTTCCATGCCCTTCTCATATCCCAAATAATGGAAAAAGGGTCTCTGCAAATGCAAATGCCACAAATCTACCGTTGGCTGAAATCAATGCGTTTGGACAGAAAGTCTTTTTCTCTGAACACAACTATTGTTCAAAGAGTGAAAACTCAAGACACTGATCTTCTGTCAGTAAAAGAATCTGAATCATACTTCAGATGCCAGGTCTTACCCATTATAGTCCTGAACAGTGATGCCAAGAACCAGCTGTCTGACATTCCAGTGATTCCCAAACACAGTCTATTCCAGAAAAAATCAGTCTATATTGTCACAGGGGGTCTTACAGGGTTGGGATTTGAGACTGTAAAGTTCATCGCCCGGAAAGGAGGAGGAAACATTGTTATTCTGTCTAGGAGTAACCCAAACCCTCAGATGCAACAAGAGATAAGTCAAACCAGTAGCCTTTGGGGTTCTGTCATTAAGTTTCTCCCATGTGATGTTTCTGTATCAAAGCAAGTGGACCAGACAATTGTTAATATTGGGAAACTATTTCCATCCAGTCCAATCAAAGGGGTATTTCACAGTGCGGTTGTCCTGCATGATGGGCTGATTGAACATCTTGACAGATCCCTTTTTGAGAAAGTTTTGAGGCCAAAAGTAAATGGAGTGATTAACCTTCACCGTGCTACCATACAGTGCAATCTGGATTACTTTGTGTGCTATTCCTCCATCTCTGCCTTCATTGGCAGTGCCTTACAAACAAATTATGCTGCAGCTAATACATTCATGGACAATTTCTGTCAGTATCGCAGAAACATTGGGCTTTCTGGACAGTCCATTAATTGGGGGGCTTTGAATCTTGGTCTTTTGTTGAACAAAGTCCATATCCAAAGATTTCTGGAGGCAAAGGGAATCATGCTTTTGGAGATTCCAGAAATCCATGAAAGTCTTGAGCAGTGCCTCTTGATCAACAAACCTCAACAGGTTGTATGCAAATTCAATTTTAAAAGCAACTGGAAAAACATTTTCAGTCAGAACAAATCACTAAAGATCCGCTTGTACAAAATAGGAGAGGAAGCCACAGTTAAATATGGACTTAACATGTCTAGCCCTGAACAACCCATGACATCATCCTCTCCACGTGATTATCTGAGGTTCATGATTAGCGATACGATTGGTGTTGAGATGGACAAGCTGAATGATCATGTTCATCTTTTTGATTTAGGCATTGACTTAATGTTAGCCATGACTCTGCAGAATCTTATCCTCCATGATAGAGGTGTGCATATCCCTCAAGTGACCCTGTTGGATCCAAATAGCACACTGGCAACTCTCATTAAAATCTTGGAAGAGCAGAGTGTAGATGCATAACAGAGTGAATATGAGAGCAATTCCACATACTTATGA
- the LOC127953095 gene encoding keratin-associated protein 6-2-like, producing MDRAWDSEVVYGQGMGQGSGYGQGVGQESHYGQGSGYGQGVGQGSVCGQGVGQGSGYGQDEGYGSGYGKGVGQGEAVYGQGKGQGSGFGQGVGLRSCYGQGVGQGSSCGPGVYKRLWTGYVPGMLLWTECGTGKQLWTWKRRWTAKWVGPGVGHGSSYGQGVGQGSGYG from the exons ATGGACAGGGCGTGGGACAGTGAAGTGGTTTATGGACAGGGCATGGGACAGGGAAGTGGTTATGGACAGGGTGTGGGCCAGGAAAGCCAttatggacagggaagcggttatggacAGGGCGTGGGACAAGGAAGTGTTTGTGGACAGGGCGTGGGACAGGGAAGTGGTTATGGACAGGACGAGGGATATGGAAGCGGTTATGGTAAGGGTGTGGGACAagga GAAGCAGTTTATGGACAGGGcaagggacagggaagcggttttGGACAGGGCGTGGGACTGAGAAGTTGTTATGGACAGGGCGTGGGACAGGGAAGCAGTTGTGGACCTGGAGTGTATAAGCGCTTATGGACAGGGTATGTGCCAGGGATGTTGTTATGGACAGAGTGTGGGACAGGGAAGCAGTTATGGACATGGAAGCGGAGGTGGACAGCGAAGTGGGTAGGGCCAGGCGTGGGACATGGAAGCAGTTATGGACAGGGCgtgggacagggaagcggttatggatag
- the LOC127953096 gene encoding keratin-associated protein 6-2-like, protein MGKGTSYGQVMDRAWMGSGEGQGSSMGQRIGYGQGMGQGSGYGQGVCQGSRYGQGSGYGQGVGYGSGYGHDEGQGEAVYGQGKGQGSGYGQGVGQESHYGQGSGYGHGVGQGSVCGQGVGQGSGYGLGVEHGSGYGQGVGYGSGYGQGMGQGSGYGQGVGQ, encoded by the exons ATGGGTAAGGGAACCAGTTATGGACAAGTTATGGACAGGGCGTGGATGGGAAGCGGAGAGGGGCAGGGAAGCAGCATGGGCCAGAGAATTGGTTATGGACAGGGCatgggccagggaagcggttatggacAGGGCGTGTGCCAGGGAAGCAGgtatggacagggaagcggttatggacAAGGTGTGGGATATGGAAGTGGTTATGGACATGACGAGGGACAagga GAAGCAGTTTATGGACAGGGCAAGGGACAGGGAAGTGGTTACGGACAGGGTGTGGGCCAGGAAAGCCAttatggacagggaagcggttatggacATGGCGTGGGACAAGGAAGTGTTTGTGGACAGGGCGTGGGACAGGGAAGTGGTTATGGACTGGGCGTGGAACATGGAAGCGGTTATGGACAAGGCGTGGGATATGGAAGCGGTTATGGACAGGGCATGGGACAGGGAAGTGGTTATGGACAGGGCGTGGGACAGTGA